In a single window of the uncultured Dysgonomonas sp. genome:
- a CDS encoding metallophosphoesterase, with product MKKTYIFLFALLTFTACEMIEYHPYDGRIKGETGINAKNIARIEEACKGKKSIRFVMTGDTQRAYDETEDFVKTINKRNDVDFVIHGGDISDFGLTKEFLWQRDIMNKLNVPYVVLLGNHDCLANGIDVFHEVFGEVNFSFLAGNTKFICLNTNALEFDYSHPVPDFQFIEQEYKDEREEYEKTIFAMHVRPYSEQFNNNVANVFQRYIKEFRKLQFCLNAHDHWAQVDDLFNDGVMYYGTPNVARRQYLLLTIKPDDTYDYEVIEF from the coding sequence ATGAAGAAAACATACATATTCTTGTTTGCTCTTCTAACCTTCACAGCATGTGAGATGATAGAATATCACCCGTACGACGGGCGTATAAAAGGGGAAACAGGAATTAATGCAAAAAATATTGCACGTATAGAAGAGGCTTGCAAAGGTAAGAAATCGATCCGCTTTGTAATGACAGGAGATACACAACGCGCCTATGACGAAACAGAAGATTTTGTGAAAACTATAAATAAACGGAACGATGTGGATTTCGTTATTCATGGTGGAGATATTTCGGATTTCGGCCTCACTAAAGAATTTCTGTGGCAGAGGGACATTATGAACAAACTGAATGTACCATATGTGGTGCTTCTGGGAAACCATGATTGCCTGGCTAATGGCATAGATGTGTTCCATGAAGTATTCGGCGAGGTGAACTTTTCGTTTTTAGCAGGCAACACTAAATTCATATGTCTGAATACAAATGCCCTTGAATTTGACTATTCGCATCCGGTTCCGGATTTTCAGTTCATCGAACAGGAATATAAGGACGAAAGGGAAGAGTATGAAAAGACGATATTTGCAATGCATGTGCGTCCTTATTCGGAACAGTTCAACAATAATGTAGCCAATGTTTTTCAACGATATATAAAAGAATTCCGGAAATTGCAGTTTTGCCTGAATGCACATGACCACTGGGCACAGGTAGATGACCTGTTCAACGACGGGGTGATGTACTATGGTACCCCAAATGTGGCAAGACGCCAATATTTACTGCTGACAATTAAGCCTGACGATACATACGATTATGAAGTTATTGAATTTTAA
- a CDS encoding IS3 family transposase produces MKKSESLSRRKGSPSTQDWAQAIQGLRQKGHDLQTILRIHGMARSTFYYHISRINSTDKYADIRKRIVDIFEAHHKRYGYRRVYMQLLNEGYLINHKTVQKLMAEMHLKSKVRKVKYKSYKGEVGRIAPNVLNRDFKAEKPYRKWATDVTEFKIEGKKAYLSPIIDMFNGEIISYTISDSPDLKMVMDMIKKAQNKVNITGELILHSDQGYHYQHKQYQMTLKKNGIIQSMSRKGNCLDNAVMENFFGIMKSELLYLKKFKSISEFKKELTEYIEYYNNERIKLKLKGKSPVKYRTLYT; encoded by the coding sequence ATTAAAAAAAGTGAAAGCCTTAGTCGAAGAAAAGGAAGCCCGTCTACGCAAGATTGGGCGCAAGCCATCCAAGGACTAAGGCAGAAAGGTCATGATCTTCAAACAATACTGAGGATCCATGGGATGGCTCGCTCAACCTTCTATTATCATATATCCCGTATTAACAGCACAGACAAATATGCTGATATAAGAAAACGTATAGTTGATATTTTTGAAGCTCACCACAAACGTTATGGGTATCGTCGGGTGTATATGCAGCTCCTAAATGAGGGATATTTGATTAATCATAAGACGGTGCAAAAACTTATGGCAGAAATGCATCTGAAATCAAAAGTCCGTAAGGTAAAATATAAGTCATATAAAGGAGAAGTTGGCAGGATTGCTCCTAACGTACTTAATCGTGACTTTAAAGCTGAAAAGCCATACCGAAAATGGGCTACAGATGTTACTGAATTTAAAATTGAGGGTAAGAAGGCATATCTTTCTCCTATTATTGATATGTTCAATGGGGAAATCATATCTTATACCATATCCGACAGTCCTGATTTAAAGATGGTTATGGATATGATAAAAAAGGCTCAAAATAAAGTGAACATAACCGGCGAACTTATTTTGCACTCAGATCAGGGATATCATTATCAACATAAGCAATATCAGATGACACTTAAAAAGAATGGAATTATACAAAGCATGTCTCGCAAAGGTAATTGTTTGGATAACGCTGTTATGGAGAATTTCTTTGGCATTATGAAGTCTGAATTACTATATTTGAAGAAATTTAAGAGCATCAGTGAGTTTAAAAAGGAACTGACAGAATACATCGAGTATTATAATAATGAGAGAATCAAACTTAAATTAAAAGGAAAGAGCCCGGTAAAATACCGAACTCTATACACTTGA
- a CDS encoding dihydrofolate reductase — MKKTILITMTGLSMMLAGCGGGQKAPEKQAEADTVPADFKYEVDAFADLEILRYYVPGFNNLTLEQKELVYYLSMAAVEGRDILFDQNNRYNLAIRRTLEAIYGNYKGDKNSVDYKEFEVYLKRVWFSNGIHHHYGEEKFLPGFSKEFFAEQVKNLPAELVPVKEGQSVDDFIKMLTPVMFDAKVMAKKVNQSGGDLILTSANNYYGEGVTQKEVQDFYGAMKDTTDLTPISYGLNSRLVKQDGKLIEKVWKVGGLYSPAIEKIVFWLEKAQAVAENDAQKNVISKLISYYKSGDLNTFDQYAVAWVEDLNSQVDFVNGFTEVYGDALGIKASWESIVNFKNVEATKRTEIISSNAQWFEDHSPVDKSFKKEKVKGVSAKVITVAQLGGDCYPATPIGINLPNADWIRKDHGSKSVTIENIMEAYDAAGAHTGFGKEFMWSDVEVNSIKEYGFITDVLHTDLHECLGHGSGKLLPEVDPNALGEFSSTIEEARADLFGLYFLADAKLVELGIIPNADAYKAEYYKFMMNGLMTQLVRIEPGKDIEEAHMRNRQLIAKWVYEKGKADNVVEYKVRDGKTYVVVNDYAKLRTLFGDLLAEIQRIKSEGDFNGAKAIVANYAVKVDQKLHKEVLERYKTLNMKPYKGFVNPVFQLVQDKDGKITDVKISYTEGYAEQMLRYSKEFSTLPTYND; from the coding sequence ATGAAGAAAACAATATTAATAACTATGACCGGATTATCAATGATGCTTGCCGGATGCGGAGGGGGGCAAAAAGCTCCGGAGAAGCAGGCTGAAGCAGACACTGTCCCTGCTGATTTCAAATATGAGGTAGATGCCTTTGCCGACCTCGAAATCCTGCGTTATTATGTTCCCGGATTCAATAATCTGACTTTGGAGCAAAAAGAATTGGTTTATTATCTCTCTATGGCAGCTGTCGAAGGACGGGATATTCTTTTCGACCAGAATAATCGGTACAACCTCGCCATTCGCCGCACGCTGGAGGCTATCTATGGAAATTACAAAGGAGATAAGAATTCGGTTGATTACAAGGAGTTTGAAGTATATCTCAAGCGTGTGTGGTTCTCCAATGGGATACACCATCACTACGGCGAGGAAAAATTCTTGCCAGGCTTCTCTAAAGAATTTTTTGCGGAGCAGGTAAAAAACTTACCGGCGGAACTTGTACCGGTAAAGGAAGGTCAGTCTGTAGATGATTTTATAAAGATGCTTACCCCTGTCATGTTCGATGCCAAGGTAATGGCAAAGAAAGTGAACCAGTCGGGAGGAGACCTTATTCTCACTTCTGCCAATAATTATTATGGAGAAGGAGTTACCCAAAAAGAAGTTCAGGACTTTTACGGGGCAATGAAAGATACGACCGACCTTACGCCTATATCTTACGGGCTAAATAGCCGTTTGGTAAAACAAGACGGGAAACTGATCGAAAAGGTTTGGAAAGTAGGAGGCTTGTATTCGCCTGCAATTGAGAAAATTGTTTTCTGGCTCGAAAAAGCGCAGGCTGTAGCCGAGAATGACGCGCAGAAGAATGTGATCTCTAAACTTATATCATATTATAAGTCCGGTGATTTGAATACGTTCGATCAATATGCGGTGGCATGGGTTGAAGATTTAAATTCTCAGGTCGATTTTGTAAATGGTTTCACAGAAGTTTATGGAGATGCTCTTGGTATTAAAGCCAGTTGGGAATCTATTGTAAATTTCAAAAATGTAGAGGCGACAAAACGCACCGAGATCATCAGTTCAAACGCGCAATGGTTCGAGGATCATTCGCCTGTGGACAAGAGCTTCAAAAAGGAGAAAGTAAAAGGTGTTTCGGCCAAAGTAATCACCGTTGCGCAACTTGGTGGAGACTGCTATCCTGCAACGCCTATCGGCATTAATCTGCCGAATGCGGACTGGATACGTAAAGATCACGGTTCAAAATCGGTGACTATAGAGAATATAATGGAAGCATACGACGCTGCAGGTGCGCATACCGGATTCGGTAAAGAGTTTATGTGGTCGGATGTTGAAGTGAATTCTATAAAAGAATATGGCTTCATTACCGATGTGTTGCATACCGACCTCCACGAATGCCTGGGACATGGTTCGGGGAAATTACTCCCTGAGGTTGACCCTAATGCATTGGGTGAATTTAGTTCTACCATCGAAGAAGCCCGTGCCGACCTGTTCGGACTGTACTTCCTTGCCGATGCCAAACTTGTAGAACTGGGGATTATCCCAAATGCGGATGCATACAAGGCTGAATACTATAAGTTTATGATGAATGGACTGATGACGCAACTTGTGCGTATCGAACCCGGTAAAGACATCGAAGAGGCACATATGCGCAACCGTCAATTGATAGCCAAATGGGTTTATGAAAAAGGAAAAGCGGATAATGTAGTCGAATATAAGGTAAGAGATGGCAAAACATATGTTGTAGTAAACGATTATGCCAAACTGCGTACATTATTTGGCGATTTACTTGCCGAAATACAGCGCATCAAATCGGAAGGTGATTTCAATGGAGCAAAAGCTATTGTAGCGAATTATGCGGTAAAAGTTGATCAAAAATTGCATAAAGAGGTGCTGGAGCGTTACAAGACTTTGAATATGAAACCATACAAAGGATTTGTTAATCCGGTATTCCAATTGGTACAAGATAAAGATGGTAAGATTACCGACGTGAAAATCTCTTATACCGAAGGATATGCCGAACAGATGCTACGCTATTCGAAAGAGTTTTCGACATTACCTACCTATAACGATTGA